One region of Catenuloplanes indicus genomic DNA includes:
- a CDS encoding DUF4240 domain-containing protein: MTETVRGRVPAAEEEDRFWALVEGAWATLGEEPAALRRALLTRDPAGDAENDLYAIDAWLNRFLERLSAATAELTAAELVALDRVVERKLYDIDRRDVHDVTDGSDDGFLYARGFIVALGRDYYETVQADPAYAVPDAELERMCYFFAHQHQDRFDAWPDTDSGISRETCSNPAGWA, from the coding sequence GTGACTGAGACTGTGCGGGGGCGGGTTCCGGCCGCCGAGGAAGAGGACCGGTTCTGGGCGCTCGTCGAGGGTGCGTGGGCGACGCTGGGGGAGGAGCCGGCCGCGCTGCGGCGGGCGCTGCTGACCCGTGACCCGGCCGGCGACGCGGAGAACGATCTGTATGCGATCGACGCCTGGCTGAACCGCTTCCTGGAGCGGCTGAGCGCGGCGACCGCGGAGCTGACCGCGGCGGAGCTGGTGGCGCTGGACCGGGTCGTCGAGCGCAAGCTGTACGACATCGACCGCCGGGACGTCCACGACGTGACGGACGGTTCGGACGACGGTTTTCTCTACGCCCGCGGGTTCATCGTCGCGCTCGGCCGGGACTACTACGAGACCGTCCAGGCCGACCCGGCCTACGCGGTGCCGGACGCAGAACTCGAGCGCATGTGCTACTTCTTCGCCCACCAGCACCAGGACCGCTTCGACGCCTGGCCCGACACCGACTCCGGCATCTCCCGCGAGACCTGCAGCAACCCGGCGGGCTGGGCCTGA
- a CDS encoding HNH endonuclease gives MDVLVLNADLGPLHRVSLRHAVRMLVRRVAEVHESRPDTQIGVWPVPTVVRLVSYVVTRWRHSRGPAWSRGGVLVRDGRRCAYCGGHASTIDHVMPRSRGGRNAWSNTVAACGACNQRKGDRTPAEARMPLRFRPAAPTWAVLAR, from the coding sequence GTGGACGTGCTGGTGCTGAACGCCGACCTCGGCCCGTTGCACCGGGTCAGTCTCCGCCACGCGGTGCGGATGCTGGTGCGCCGCGTGGCGGAGGTTCACGAGTCGCGGCCCGACACGCAGATCGGCGTGTGGCCGGTCCCGACCGTGGTGCGGCTGGTCTCCTACGTGGTGACCCGCTGGCGCCACTCGCGTGGCCCGGCCTGGTCCCGGGGCGGGGTGCTGGTCCGGGACGGCCGGCGCTGCGCCTACTGCGGCGGCCACGCCTCGACCATCGACCACGTCATGCCCCGCTCGCGCGGCGGCCGCAACGCGTGGTCCAACACCGTCGCCGCGTGCGGCGCGTGTAACCAGCGCAAGGGTGATCGCACGCCGGCCGAGGCGCGCATGCCCCTGCGATTCCGGCCGGCCGCCCCCACCTGGGCGGTCCTGGCCAGGTGA
- a CDS encoding serine hydrolase domain-containing protein has product MRKLLLVALALIVLVAVPGPAWSHPGRGFGGPGPAGHLAEPLSADAVDAYLRGALDATGLPGLSAVVTHGGQVVHATGLGRDSTGRPVTPDTPMRVASLSKSFTAAAVLSLVDERRVALDTPVVTYLPEFRTADPRTGRITVRHLLHHTSGLSDRTLDIGATQRATTLTGYLAALHDGTLTGEPGSRFEYCNVNYDVAARLVEAVDGRPFADALRARVFGPLGMGGSTVGDGPADGYVSLYGAWVPRAELPGFRGGAGGVVTTASDMGRWLISQAGHGPQVLTPDARATLHGPPPGEDYAMGWSVEVEEGRTLLVHSGNLFTYTSVQAFDPVTGHGFAVLTNSAALHDDTYDILLGLSALTAGRTADPPGGERQRIDAVLVLIAAPAAGLGILGALRSGRWACRRTGWPAVAGLIWPLLPVAVFVTSPQWLSALMNGRAVTWAQLTYFPASLTATLAVTAAAGLAVVVARLTRLARRPGRDR; this is encoded by the coding sequence GTGCGGAAACTTCTCCTGGTAGCGCTCGCGCTCATCGTGCTCGTCGCCGTTCCCGGACCGGCGTGGAGCCACCCCGGTCGCGGGTTCGGCGGCCCCGGGCCCGCCGGCCACCTCGCCGAGCCGCTGTCCGCGGACGCCGTCGACGCGTACCTGCGGGGCGCACTCGACGCGACCGGCCTGCCCGGACTGTCCGCCGTGGTCACCCACGGCGGACAGGTGGTGCACGCGACCGGCCTCGGGCGTGACTCCACCGGTCGGCCGGTCACCCCGGACACGCCGATGCGGGTCGCCTCGCTCAGCAAGTCGTTCACCGCGGCCGCGGTCCTCTCCCTGGTCGACGAGCGGCGAGTCGCGCTCGACACGCCGGTCGTCACCTATCTACCGGAGTTCCGCACGGCCGACCCGCGGACCGGCCGGATCACCGTGCGGCACCTGCTGCACCACACCTCCGGGCTGTCCGACCGGACGCTCGACATCGGCGCGACCCAGCGCGCCACGACGCTCACCGGCTACCTGGCCGCGCTGCACGACGGCACGCTGACCGGCGAGCCCGGCAGCCGCTTCGAGTACTGCAACGTCAACTACGACGTCGCGGCCCGGCTGGTCGAGGCGGTCGACGGCCGGCCGTTCGCCGACGCGCTGCGGGCGCGGGTCTTCGGGCCGCTCGGCATGGGCGGCAGCACCGTCGGGGACGGGCCCGCGGACGGGTACGTCTCGCTCTACGGCGCCTGGGTGCCGCGCGCCGAACTGCCCGGGTTCCGCGGCGGCGCCGGCGGGGTCGTCACCACCGCGTCCGACATGGGGCGCTGGCTGATCAGCCAGGCCGGGCACGGGCCGCAGGTGCTCACCCCGGACGCGCGGGCCACGCTGCACGGGCCGCCGCCCGGCGAGGACTACGCGATGGGCTGGAGCGTCGAGGTGGAGGAGGGACGGACGCTGCTGGTGCACTCCGGGAACCTCTTCACGTACACGTCGGTCCAGGCGTTCGACCCGGTCACCGGGCACGGTTTCGCGGTCCTGACCAACAGCGCCGCGCTGCACGACGACACGTACGACATCCTGCTCGGCCTCAGCGCGCTGACCGCCGGCCGCACCGCGGACCCGCCCGGCGGCGAACGGCAGCGGATCGACGCGGTGCTCGTGCTGATCGCGGCGCCGGCCGCCGGCCTCGGCATTCTCGGTGCGCTGCGTTCCGGCCGCTGGGCCTGCCGGCGTACCGGCTGGCCGGCCGTGGCGGGCCTGATCTGGCCGCTGCTGCCGGTGGCGGTGTTCGTGACGTCGCCGCAGTGGCTGTCCGCGCTGATGAACGGGCGGGCCGTCACCTGGGCGCAGCTCACCTACTTCCCCGCGTCGCTCACCGCCACGCTCGCGGTCACGGCCGCGGCCGGCCTGGCCGTGGTCGTCGCCCGGCTGACCCGGCTCGCCCGGCGGCCCGGCCGCGATCGGTAG
- a CDS encoding ADP-ribosylglycohydrolase family protein, whose product MSGSRQAGAVVGSAVGDALGAPFEFGPAGAFAARFPVLGGGPNEMCGGGGWEPGEATDDTQMAVLVADSLLERGRLDPADVFARFRRWAAAEPKDIGLQTEIVLTGGLPWDRAAADHAARHRRAAGNGSLMRATTAAVHFAARGRAATMAAGRTLSALTHGDPAAGEGCAAYHELIRIAVAGGDVPAAVPATVAALHPGERDRWATVLDPSWEPGDATESNGAVWPTLGCALWALRTTGTFPDAVRAAIDLGGDTDTIAAVTGGLAGAVYGLDAIPRRWRDRLFVPMPGAAPLDEAALIRLAGALGA is encoded by the coding sequence GTGAGCGGGTCGCGGCAGGCCGGGGCGGTCGTCGGGTCGGCGGTCGGTGACGCGCTGGGGGCGCCGTTCGAGTTCGGGCCGGCCGGGGCGTTCGCGGCGCGGTTCCCGGTGCTCGGCGGCGGTCCGAACGAGATGTGCGGTGGCGGCGGCTGGGAGCCCGGTGAGGCGACCGACGATACGCAGATGGCCGTGCTGGTCGCGGATTCGCTGCTGGAACGCGGCCGTCTCGATCCGGCGGACGTCTTCGCGCGGTTCCGGCGGTGGGCGGCCGCCGAGCCGAAGGACATCGGCCTGCAGACCGAGATCGTGCTGACCGGGGGCCTGCCCTGGGATCGCGCCGCGGCCGACCATGCCGCGCGGCACCGGCGTGCCGCCGGGAACGGGTCGCTGATGCGCGCGACCACGGCCGCCGTCCACTTCGCCGCCCGCGGCCGGGCCGCGACCATGGCCGCGGGCCGCACGCTCTCCGCGCTGACCCACGGTGACCCGGCGGCCGGTGAGGGCTGCGCGGCCTATCACGAGCTGATCCGGATCGCCGTCGCCGGTGGCGACGTGCCGGCTGCCGTACCGGCCACGGTCGCCGCGCTGCACCCCGGTGAACGTGACCGCTGGGCCACGGTGCTGGACCCGTCGTGGGAGCCCGGCGACGCCACCGAGTCCAACGGCGCGGTCTGGCCCACGCTCGGCTGCGCCCTCTGGGCGTTGCGCACCACCGGCACCTTCCCGGACGCGGTCCGCGCGGCGATCGACCTCGGCGGGGACACCGACACGATCGCGGCGGTGACCGGTGGGCTCGCCGGTGCGGTGTACGGCCTGGACGCGATTCCGCGGCGTTGGCGCGACCGGCTCTTCGTGCCGATGCCCGGCGCCGCGCCGCTCGACGAGGCCGCCCTGATCCGGCTGGCCGGCGCGCTCGGCGCATGA
- a CDS encoding LURP-one-related/scramblase family protein, with translation MYVIREKFFSIGDDFDVLDANGAKVLHVDGKVLSVRDKVVIEDLSGEEVASVHRHLVSLRPTYEIRIGGEKAAEVKKKLFTPFREKFTIDVPGPDDLEMKGDLLDHEYVIERGGSRVAEVSKRWLTIRDTYAVEVAPGENPLLVIGAVLALDLALEREEKKKEKKDKD, from the coding sequence ATGTATGTGATTCGTGAGAAGTTCTTCTCCATCGGCGACGACTTCGACGTGCTCGACGCGAACGGCGCCAAGGTCCTGCACGTCGACGGCAAGGTGCTCAGCGTGCGCGACAAGGTGGTGATCGAGGACCTGTCCGGCGAGGAGGTCGCGAGCGTCCACCGCCACCTGGTCTCGCTGCGCCCCACCTACGAGATCCGGATCGGCGGCGAGAAGGCGGCCGAGGTGAAGAAGAAGCTCTTCACGCCGTTCCGGGAGAAGTTCACCATCGACGTCCCCGGGCCGGACGACCTGGAGATGAAGGGCGACCTGCTCGACCACGAGTACGTCATCGAGCGTGGCGGCAGCCGCGTCGCCGAGGTCTCCAAGCGCTGGCTGACCATCCGTGACACCTATGCGGTCGAGGTCGCGCCGGGCGAGAACCCGCTGCTGGTGATCGGTGCCGTGCTCGCGCTCGACCTGGCGCTGGAGCGCGAGGAGAAGAAGAAGGAGAAGAAGGACAAGGACTGA
- a CDS encoding putative bifunctional diguanylate cyclase/phosphodiesterase, translated as MTGRSGRTGYLVGLAVLSAVYYVWPAWRVESWALLGLGGVGAIVAGVRLHRPARWPAWLLIAAALLVFVTGDTINNTYLALNVQPPYPGVADVLYLLVYLLLGVGLLLLVRTAGPGDRNRAALLDALVPTVSFGLLTWVFLVAPYARATDLSAVEKSLSVAYPVGDVLSLGLLFRLLVAPGRKPAAVRLLTVAIAGLLFSDIVYSLARLDATWAIGGPVDLGWIAMYGCAGLAALHPSMAAVPGEPADEPDLGPRAALRRLVLLTGAALIAPAVLLLQYMHGEVVDAPIIAAAAGLMFVLVMARVYGLMTERTALAAEVSRREGEAYFRTLIQSASDVILIVGADARIRYASPSAAVLLGYPDLAGTPLHDIIADTHHETLRLAERGRVNGVDLIAVRADRCLLQVECAVRDLRDDPTVRGLVLTLRDVTERRRLENDLAHQAFHDSLTGLANRVLFRDRLEQSYARAELAGTGIGVLFVDLDDFKEVNDTLGHAVGDQVLISVAERIAAAVGPDDLAARMGGDEFAILVADADGPGGAEDLAARVIAALRAPVEVSDGLGGRFAASGAASIGVATSAGASTPTELLRHADLALYLAKGAGKGDWKRYRPDLQTAMIERSALRQALHEAVEREQFVLHYQPIVDLLAGAVVGVEALVRWQHPERGLLGPYHFIELAEESGAIVGIGGWALREALHRCVRWQRDDPAAAPAYVSVNVSARQFRRPDFVGQVRAALDGTGAAPAALLLEITESLVLHDTEQVLADLRELRGLGVRIAIDDFGTGYSSLSYLRHLPVDVLKIDKSFIDDVVHSDRQAALVAAIVTLARDLGLTVVAEGIEDAGQRAALIGMGCPYGQGYLFSKPVPPEQVPATITATVAAVDS; from the coding sequence ATGACAGGCAGGAGCGGCCGCACCGGTTACCTGGTGGGGCTCGCGGTGCTGAGCGCGGTCTACTACGTGTGGCCGGCGTGGCGGGTGGAGTCGTGGGCGCTGCTCGGGCTCGGCGGCGTGGGTGCGATCGTGGCCGGGGTCCGGCTGCACCGCCCGGCGCGGTGGCCGGCGTGGCTGCTGATCGCGGCCGCGCTGCTGGTGTTCGTCACCGGCGACACGATCAACAACACCTACCTCGCGCTGAACGTGCAGCCGCCGTATCCGGGCGTCGCGGACGTGCTCTACCTGCTGGTCTACCTGCTGCTCGGCGTCGGCCTGCTGCTGCTCGTGCGCACCGCCGGGCCCGGCGACCGGAACCGGGCCGCGCTGCTCGACGCGCTGGTGCCCACGGTCAGTTTCGGGCTGCTCACCTGGGTGTTCCTGGTCGCGCCGTACGCGCGGGCCACCGATCTGAGCGCGGTCGAGAAGTCGCTGTCCGTGGCGTACCCGGTGGGTGACGTGTTGTCCCTGGGTCTGCTGTTCCGGCTGCTGGTGGCGCCGGGGCGCAAGCCGGCCGCGGTGCGGCTGCTGACCGTGGCCATCGCCGGGCTGCTCTTCTCGGACATCGTGTACAGCCTCGCCCGGCTGGACGCGACCTGGGCGATCGGCGGCCCGGTCGACCTGGGCTGGATCGCGATGTACGGCTGCGCCGGGCTGGCCGCGCTGCACCCGTCGATGGCCGCGGTCCCGGGCGAACCGGCCGACGAGCCGGACCTCGGCCCGCGGGCCGCGCTGCGCCGGCTGGTGCTGCTCACCGGCGCCGCGCTGATCGCACCGGCGGTGCTGCTGCTGCAGTACATGCACGGCGAGGTGGTCGACGCGCCGATCATCGCGGCCGCGGCCGGGCTGATGTTCGTGCTGGTGATGGCGCGCGTCTACGGGCTGATGACGGAACGCACCGCGCTGGCCGCGGAGGTGAGCCGGCGGGAGGGGGAGGCGTACTTCCGCACGCTGATCCAGAGCGCGTCGGACGTGATCCTGATCGTCGGCGCCGACGCGCGGATCCGTTACGCCAGCCCGTCCGCGGCCGTCCTGCTCGGCTACCCGGACCTGGCCGGGACACCGCTGCACGACATCATCGCGGACACCCATCACGAGACGCTGCGCCTGGCGGAGCGCGGCCGGGTGAACGGCGTGGACCTGATCGCGGTCCGCGCCGACCGGTGCCTGCTGCAGGTGGAGTGCGCGGTCCGTGACCTGCGGGACGATCCGACGGTACGTGGCCTGGTGCTCACCCTGCGGGACGTGACCGAGCGGCGCCGGCTGGAGAACGACCTGGCCCATCAGGCGTTCCACGACAGCCTGACCGGGCTCGCGAACCGGGTGCTGTTCCGGGACCGGCTGGAGCAGTCGTACGCGCGCGCCGAGCTGGCCGGGACCGGCATCGGCGTGCTCTTCGTCGACCTGGACGACTTCAAGGAGGTCAACGACACGCTCGGGCACGCGGTCGGCGACCAGGTGCTGATCAGCGTGGCCGAGCGGATCGCGGCCGCGGTCGGGCCGGACGACCTGGCGGCGCGGATGGGCGGCGACGAGTTCGCGATCCTGGTCGCGGACGCGGACGGGCCCGGCGGCGCCGAGGACCTGGCCGCGCGAGTGATCGCCGCGCTGCGGGCGCCGGTCGAGGTCAGCGACGGTCTCGGCGGCCGGTTCGCGGCCAGCGGCGCGGCCAGCATCGGCGTGGCCACCAGCGCGGGCGCGAGCACGCCGACGGAGTTGCTGCGGCACGCGGACCTGGCGCTCTACCTGGCCAAGGGCGCCGGGAAGGGAGACTGGAAACGGTACCGGCCGGATCTGCAGACCGCGATGATCGAACGGTCCGCGCTGCGGCAGGCGCTGCACGAGGCGGTCGAGCGGGAGCAGTTCGTGCTGCACTACCAGCCGATCGTGGACCTGCTGGCCGGTGCGGTGGTCGGGGTGGAAGCGCTGGTGCGCTGGCAGCACCCGGAGCGCGGGCTGCTCGGCCCGTACCACTTCATCGAGCTGGCCGAGGAGAGCGGCGCGATCGTCGGAATCGGTGGATGGGCGCTGCGCGAGGCGCTGCACCGGTGCGTCCGGTGGCAGCGGGACGACCCGGCGGCCGCACCGGCGTACGTCAGCGTGAACGTGTCCGCGCGCCAGTTCCGCCGCCCGGACTTCGTCGGCCAGGTCCGCGCCGCGCTGGACGGCACCGGGGCGGCACCGGCCGCGCTGCTGCTGGAGATCACCGAGAGCCTGGTGCTGCACGACACCGAGCAGGTGCTCGCGGACCTGCGCGAGCTGCGCGGGCTCGGCGTCCGGATCGCGATCGACGACTTCGGCACCGGCTACTCGTCGCTGAGCTACCTGCGGCACCTCCCGGTCGACGTCCTGAAGATCGACAAGTCCTTCATCGACGACGTCGTGCACAGCGACCGGCAGGCCGCACTGGTCGCCGCGATCGTCACGCTCGCCCGCGACCTCGGCCTGACCGTGGTCGCCGAGGGCATCGAGGACGCCGGCCAGCGCGCCGCGCTGATCGGCATGGGCTGCCCGTACGGTCAGGGTTATCTGTTCTCCAAGCCGGTCCCGCCGGAGCAGGTGCCGGCCACGATCACGGCCACGGTCGCCGCGGTGGACTCGTGA
- a CDS encoding S8 family serine peptidase — translation MSLSRLRGLGLVALTASSVAFVPPAAHAAPSAPPPRSAPAATVTLITGDTVTVGADGGVQVRDRAGQPAGYLSNVKDGDTYVYPHGAFRHLASGLLDEDLFNVTELVADGYDDAHSAGIPLIVTYADPAATMRTAALPGTTAVRPLDSIGGAALTADRSGRFLDSATGARSASAVTKIWLDGKAEAALADSTAQIGAPEVWQRGNTGTGVDVAVLDTGIDTEHPDLAGAVAATASFVPGESVEDGMGHGTHVASTIAGSGAASGGKERGVAPGARLHVGKVLDNGGTGQESWIISGMEWAVREQRARIVSMSLGGDPTDGTDPMSVAVNQLSAETGALFVIAAGNAGPRPSTVGTPGAADAALTVGAVDGNDLLADFSSQGPRAGDRALKPDLTAPGVNILAARSRLSETGEGSYLSMSGTSMATPHVAGAAALVAAAHPELKGQQLKDALVSTTKGTPDLTAYQGGTGRLDAAASVSATVFATGSVNFGYPSYPAPAGPVDREITYTNIGATPVTLELASSLDLVTLSATRVTVPARGTASVTVTTSFDRVPAEQTFAGYVTATGGLRTSVGGGKEGARHQLALRGRDRSGKPLGGVVVVLSRNRTVIQMIDETGALDLRLPEGTYTAYLTGDVEGVHGPSSMGLAVLPVTGIALNGDRTVVFDAAKARRLTATTPQPSTVVASRFTLVRDITGGNPWLDAWYPGPQYDSVWVLPTGKVPDGTLTASARWRLAQPELTVAGYDDLRVRHGATPLPSTVRSLDAVLGGAVRGKALVVRAGGETSIEERAAAAAAAAAAGAKLLLVVNDGPGRLEPWPGSVWMPTDPPPVTVATLTRDEGEKLIARIQRERGVRLDVTSHPVPEYAYDLVTDYVGAVPADLTYRATSGNLARVDMSFDNWRPGRAIEQRSEIDSLGLAMFLDYAEAPARGDRTDWVTAGRKWISNVVIPGEQAQHTAPTAYRAGSVNRQRWFGPVQRPRLVDEPDGLNIFRQEGGWFFANIPGWGDSGAAHAGHTGENPGADNRLSLYQGDKLVSTTDRYDPLLVAGPLPAPALPYRLVSENNRDAWAGPYSTSTRTEWSFTSGDVQPGTVVSPPLIQLDYDVDTDRDGRARRTFDLTIATSTLATATDPGTVRTVTLDVSYDDGATWHRVTLRRQPNGWSTRIAAPRTARFVTVRTSARDTRGNTVEQLITRAFGLR, via the coding sequence TTGTCACTGTCACGCTTGCGTGGGCTGGGGCTCGTCGCGCTGACCGCCAGCTCGGTCGCGTTCGTCCCCCCGGCCGCCCATGCCGCCCCGTCCGCGCCGCCACCCCGGAGCGCCCCGGCCGCCACCGTCACCCTGATCACCGGCGACACCGTGACCGTCGGTGCCGACGGCGGCGTTCAGGTCCGTGACCGCGCGGGCCAGCCGGCCGGCTACCTGTCGAACGTCAAGGACGGCGACACGTACGTCTACCCGCACGGTGCTTTCCGGCACCTGGCCTCCGGTCTGCTCGACGAGGACCTGTTCAACGTCACCGAACTGGTGGCCGACGGCTACGACGACGCGCACAGCGCCGGCATCCCGCTGATCGTCACCTACGCCGACCCGGCCGCCACCATGCGTACCGCGGCGCTGCCCGGCACCACCGCGGTCCGGCCGCTGGACAGCATCGGCGGCGCCGCGCTGACCGCGGACCGGTCCGGCCGGTTCCTGGACTCCGCGACCGGCGCGCGATCGGCCTCGGCGGTCACGAAGATCTGGCTGGACGGCAAGGCCGAGGCCGCGCTGGCCGACAGCACCGCGCAGATCGGTGCGCCGGAGGTCTGGCAGCGGGGCAACACCGGTACCGGCGTCGACGTCGCCGTGCTCGACACCGGGATCGACACCGAGCACCCGGACCTGGCCGGCGCGGTCGCCGCGACCGCGTCCTTCGTGCCCGGCGAGTCGGTCGAGGACGGCATGGGCCACGGCACCCACGTCGCGTCCACGATCGCCGGCAGCGGTGCCGCGTCCGGCGGCAAGGAGCGCGGCGTCGCGCCGGGCGCCCGCCTGCACGTCGGTAAGGTGCTCGACAACGGGGGCACCGGCCAGGAGTCGTGGATCATCAGCGGCATGGAGTGGGCGGTCCGCGAGCAGCGCGCCCGCATCGTCAGCATGAGCCTCGGCGGCGACCCGACCGACGGTACGGACCCGATGAGCGTGGCCGTGAACCAGCTCAGCGCGGAGACCGGCGCGCTGTTCGTCATCGCGGCCGGCAACGCGGGCCCGCGCCCGTCCACCGTGGGCACGCCGGGCGCCGCCGACGCGGCGCTGACCGTCGGCGCCGTGGACGGCAACGACCTGCTCGCCGACTTCTCGAGCCAGGGGCCACGGGCCGGCGACCGGGCGCTCAAGCCCGACCTGACCGCGCCCGGCGTGAACATCCTGGCCGCCCGGTCCCGCCTCAGCGAGACCGGCGAGGGGTCCTACCTGTCGATGAGCGGCACGTCGATGGCCACGCCGCACGTCGCCGGCGCCGCGGCCCTGGTCGCCGCCGCGCACCCCGAGTTGAAGGGGCAGCAGCTCAAGGACGCGCTGGTCAGCACGACCAAGGGCACCCCGGACCTGACCGCCTACCAGGGCGGGACGGGCCGGCTCGACGCCGCCGCGTCGGTGAGCGCCACGGTCTTCGCGACCGGGTCGGTCAACTTCGGATATCCGTCCTATCCCGCGCCGGCCGGCCCGGTCGACCGGGAGATCACCTACACCAACATCGGCGCGACGCCGGTGACGCTCGAGCTGGCCTCCTCGCTCGACCTGGTCACCCTGTCGGCGACGCGGGTCACCGTCCCGGCCCGCGGCACCGCCTCGGTGACCGTGACGACGTCGTTCGACCGGGTGCCGGCCGAGCAGACCTTCGCCGGCTACGTGACCGCGACCGGCGGGCTGCGGACCTCCGTCGGTGGTGGCAAGGAGGGCGCCCGCCATCAGCTCGCGCTGCGCGGCCGGGACCGGAGCGGCAAGCCGCTCGGCGGCGTGGTCGTCGTGCTGAGCCGGAACCGGACGGTCATCCAGATGATCGACGAGACGGGGGCGCTCGACCTGCGGCTGCCGGAGGGCACGTACACCGCCTACCTGACCGGCGACGTCGAGGGGGTCCACGGGCCGAGCTCGATGGGCCTGGCCGTCCTCCCGGTGACCGGTATCGCGCTGAACGGGGACCGCACGGTGGTCTTCGACGCGGCCAAGGCCCGCCGGCTGACCGCGACCACCCCGCAGCCGTCCACGGTGGTCGCGTCCCGGTTCACGCTCGTCCGGGACATCACCGGCGGCAACCCGTGGCTGGACGCGTGGTACCCGGGACCGCAGTACGACAGCGTCTGGGTGCTGCCGACCGGCAAGGTGCCGGACGGAACCCTGACCGCGTCGGCACGCTGGCGTCTCGCCCAGCCCGAACTGACCGTCGCCGGCTACGACGACCTGCGGGTGCGGCACGGCGCGACGCCGTTGCCCTCCACCGTGCGCAGCCTCGACGCGGTGCTGGGCGGCGCCGTGCGTGGCAAGGCGCTGGTCGTCCGGGCCGGCGGCGAGACCTCGATCGAGGAGCGGGCGGCCGCGGCGGCCGCGGCGGCCGCGGCGGGCGCCAAGCTGCTGCTCGTGGTCAACGACGGTCCGGGGCGCCTCGAGCCCTGGCCGGGTTCGGTGTGGATGCCGACGGATCCGCCACCGGTCACCGTCGCCACCCTCACCCGCGACGAGGGCGAGAAACTCATCGCCCGCATCCAGCGCGAGCGCGGCGTGCGGCTGGACGTCACCTCGCACCCGGTCCCCGAGTACGCGTACGACCTGGTCACCGACTACGTCGGCGCGGTGCCGGCGGACCTCACCTACCGGGCCACGTCGGGCAATCTGGCCCGGGTCGACATGTCGTTCGACAACTGGCGGCCGGGTCGCGCGATCGAGCAGCGCTCCGAGATCGATTCGCTCGGGCTGGCGATGTTCCTGGACTACGCCGAGGCTCCGGCCCGCGGTGACCGCACGGACTGGGTCACCGCCGGGCGGAAGTGGATCTCCAACGTGGTGATCCCGGGGGAGCAGGCCCAGCACACCGCGCCGACCGCGTACCGCGCCGGTTCGGTGAACCGGCAGCGGTGGTTCGGCCCGGTGCAGCGGCCCCGCCTGGTGGACGAGCCCGACGGCCTCAACATCTTCCGCCAGGAGGGTGGCTGGTTCTTCGCCAACATCCCCGGCTGGGGCGACTCGGGCGCCGCACACGCGGGGCACACCGGCGAGAACCCGGGCGCGGACAACCGGCTCTCCCTCTATCAGGGCGACAAGCTGGTGAGCACCACCGACCGGTACGACCCGCTGCTGGTCGCCGGCCCGCTGCCGGCACCGGCGCTGCCCTACCGGCTGGTGTCGGAGAACAACCGGGACGCGTGGGCCGGGCCGTACTCGACCAGCACCCGCACCGAGTGGTCGTTCACCTCCGGTGACGTGCAGCCGGGGACGGTGGTCAGCCCACCGCTGATCCAGCTCGACTACGACGTGGACACCGACCGCGACGGCCGGGCGAGACGGACCTTCGACCTGACGATCGCCACGTCAACCCTCGCCACGGCGACCGACCCCGGCACGGTACGGACGGTCACGCTCGACGTCTCGTACGACGACGGCGCCACCTGGCACCGGGTGACGCTCCGCCGGCAGCCGAACGGCTGGAGCACCCGGATCGCCGCGCCCCGGACGGCCCGGTTCGTCACGGTGCGCACCAGTGCCCGCGACACCCGGGGCAACACGGTCGAACAGCTCATCACGCGGGCGTTCGGCCTGCGGTGA